One window of the Candidatus Chryseobacterium colombiense genome contains the following:
- a CDS encoding DUF5777 family beta-barrel protein encodes MTKTFFFLSMLASGLAFAQEDLLKDIDTIKTNTEISQPAFKALQIVTGQSTKLPSKNEWYIVVAHRFGDVSRGFKDFFGLDNASTKLGVIYGVTDGLSLHLSRETNQKTFEGGAKYKLLKQSESFPLDIVGYNVLAVNTDLSKDNYPELQFGDRLSYLTQALISRRFNDKFSLQLTPSYVHKNLYEPSIENKDQFLTGLGGRYKISKRISLNAEYFVNFDNHSFYKNPLSLGMDIETGGHVFQLLFTNSQLNSDIGYLTNATGNWGKGHIFFGFNLYRVF; translated from the coding sequence ATGACAAAAACTTTCTTCTTTTTGTCAATGTTGGCTTCAGGTCTTGCCTTTGCACAGGAAGACTTGTTGAAGGATATTGATACTATTAAAACAAACACCGAAATTTCACAGCCTGCATTCAAGGCATTACAAATCGTCACGGGACAATCTACAAAACTTCCTTCGAAGAATGAGTGGTACATTGTTGTAGCCCATCGTTTTGGGGATGTAAGCAGAGGTTTCAAAGATTTTTTTGGGTTGGATAATGCTTCTACCAAATTAGGCGTCATTTATGGCGTTACCGATGGCCTTTCGTTACATCTTTCCAGAGAAACGAATCAGAAAACCTTTGAAGGCGGTGCAAAATACAAACTGTTAAAACAAAGTGAGAGTTTTCCGTTAGATATTGTTGGATATAATGTATTGGCTGTCAATACAGATCTTAGCAAAGATAATTATCCGGAGCTTCAGTTTGGGGACAGGCTTTCTTATCTTACCCAGGCGTTAATTTCAAGAAGGTTTAATGATAAATTTTCTTTACAATTAACCCCTTCTTATGTTCATAAGAATCTTTACGAGCCAAGTATCGAAAATAAAGACCAGTTCCTTACAGGATTAGGAGGCCGTTATAAAATTTCAAAAAGAATTTCTCTTAACGCAGAATACTTCGTGAATTTTGATAATCACAGTTTTTATAAAAATCCTTTGTCATTAGGGATGGATATAGAAACCGGGGGACATGTTTTCCAGCTGTTATTTACCAATTCCCAACTCAATTCAGACATTGGCTATCTCACCAATGCAACAGGAAATTGGGGAAAAGGACATATTTTCTTTGGGTTTAATCTTTATAGAGTTTTTTAA
- a CDS encoding Crp/Fnr family transcriptional regulator yields MNMINNQFIINKFGFLGEDFSIELEKNAFITNIKAKTEIITEGQKVRYVPFLIKGSIKVYSLNDGRELIYYYVRPNDSCLMTFSSIFGDYTSKIYALAEEDSEVMLVPAAVLHYWLIRFPEINKLFYHEYDKRFTDVMNMVNDAVFHRLDKRVLNYIKQQILITGNNPVKLTHREIASNLGTSREVVSRVLKKVENEGEIIQTREGIKIPVNENVR; encoded by the coding sequence ATGAATATGATAAATAACCAGTTTATTATTAATAAATTCGGGTTTTTGGGAGAAGATTTTTCAATTGAGCTTGAGAAGAATGCATTTATTACCAATATTAAAGCCAAAACAGAGATTATTACAGAAGGGCAAAAGGTAAGATATGTTCCATTTTTAATAAAAGGCTCTATCAAAGTCTATTCTTTAAATGATGGAAGAGAACTGATCTATTATTATGTAAGACCTAATGATAGTTGTTTGATGACTTTTTCATCTATTTTTGGTGACTATACCAGTAAAATATATGCTCTTGCTGAAGAAGATTCTGAAGTAATGCTGGTTCCTGCAGCAGTATTGCACTATTGGCTGATTAGATTTCCCGAGATCAATAAACTTTTTTATCATGAATATGACAAAAGGTTTACAGATGTCATGAACATGGTTAATGATGCTGTTTTCCACCGGCTCGATAAAAGAGTATTAAATTATATCAAACAGCAGATTTTGATAACTGGAAATAATCCTGTAAAACTTACTCATAGAGAAATTGCCAGTAACTTGGGAACTTCCAGAGAAGTGGTAAGCCGTGTGTTGAAAAAAGTTGAAAATGAAGGAGAAATTATCCAGACCAGAGAAGGTATAAAAATACCTGTCAATGAAAATGTTAGATGA
- a CDS encoding YceI family protein has protein sequence MKKLIILTVSLLFANLVSAQKYSSKTGKVTFEASVPLFEDVFAQDDNNIVVLNADTGDIASVSAVKNFHFKVKLMEEHFNESYAETAKYPKTTFSGKILNFDKTKLTANPQKYTIQGTLNFHGVDKAYTSGATIYAKDGKIYISGSFVAKSADHKVTIPKMVTKKVAENVNVQYDYILSKQ, from the coding sequence ATGAAAAAGTTAATAATACTAACCGTTTCGTTACTTTTTGCAAACCTTGTTTCAGCTCAGAAATACAGCTCAAAAACAGGGAAAGTAACGTTTGAAGCTTCAGTTCCTTTATTTGAGGACGTTTTTGCTCAGGATGATAATAATATTGTCGTTTTAAACGCTGATACAGGAGATATTGCTTCCGTTTCAGCAGTTAAAAACTTTCATTTTAAAGTGAAGCTGATGGAGGAACATTTTAACGAAAGTTATGCAGAAACTGCAAAATATCCGAAAACCACTTTTTCAGGAAAGATTTTGAATTTTGATAAAACAAAGCTGACCGCAAATCCTCAGAAATATACCATACAGGGAACATTGAATTTTCATGGAGTTGATAAAGCCTATACTTCCGGTGCAACCATTTATGCCAAAGACGGGAAGATTTATATATCGGGAAGTTTTGTAGCAAAATCAGCAGACCATAAAGTAACAATTCCTAAAATGGTCACTAAAAAAGTGGCTGAAAATGTAAATGTTCAATACGATTATATCCTGTCAAAACAATGA
- a CDS encoding ankyrin repeat domain-containing protein encodes MKNLIIIMSVFLSLTFVSAQEKAKSIFDIARSGTVSEVKGLMKQNPDVINQTNDHGFSPLILACYRGNIEVAEFLIDHVKNVNYKSQEGTALAGLSVKYNKDLVERLLQKNADPNIADATGATPLFWAVKFGNKELIELLLKHKADKSIKDAQGMTPFEYALQTNNKDIINLLKN; translated from the coding sequence ATGAAAAATCTAATAATTATAATGAGTGTATTTCTGAGCCTCACATTTGTGTCTGCCCAGGAAAAAGCAAAATCAATTTTTGATATTGCCAGAAGCGGAACTGTTTCGGAAGTAAAAGGACTGATGAAACAGAACCCGGATGTTATTAATCAAACCAATGATCACGGCTTTTCTCCTCTTATTCTAGCATGTTACAGAGGAAATATAGAAGTGGCTGAGTTTTTGATTGATCATGTAAAGAACGTTAATTATAAGAGCCAGGAAGGTACAGCTTTAGCCGGACTTTCTGTGAAATATAATAAAGATTTGGTAGAGCGTTTGTTACAAAAGAACGCCGATCCTAATATCGCGGATGCTACAGGAGCTACTCCTTTATTCTGGGCAGTGAAATTTGGTAATAAAGAACTTATAGAATTACTACTGAAACATAAGGCAGACAAATCCATCAAAGATGCTCAGGGAATGACTCCATTCGAATATGCCCTTCAAACGAATAATAAAGACATCATCAACCTCTTAAAAAATTAA
- a CDS encoding TonB-dependent receptor, with amino-acid sequence MKRYIGIAALLCCVVANAQQSQESTIEEVAIQGRKKIKQERAEFKRHGQSVETLSEEELNRNNPAAIDQTLSTMSGLQVDKRTNFGGQRLVVRGYGNDQKFNNWGVKAYWNNMPLTNAEGITILDDVDFAYVNNVEVIKGPAATMYGGGVGGAVRFYTRPDFTKGVSVSENAMFGAFKTFQSRTQLNVADENYSINAAYGHLETDGYRPNGGGLKNFFNINGAVKLGKKDQLSFFASQAYSYEHTSGQISYDDYYAGIDNGNTAYISKNAGTKIKSTRVGLSNTVNILPNLRNYTTLFYYSANTESISAGAYGITSSPNVGLRSTFTLKNEFNNFENKLDFGTEIQNSVSTASSYRFDGRDPNNPLLTTGINGASYFKYNNNQSTYFAIDYLTYKPWGVTLLAGVSANRTNYDRKDLFALPGLIAGHTKDQSFEKEYKVAYTPHFALQKEWKQQIFNLSYSEGYNSPTAASSFINFTNTANDDLKPERAKMFDFSVHGLLLNTKLDYQVSVFRIDYSNKLTQLVIPNSGNQTYWANTGSQKNNGLEVSVGYQYKNENSFINKIVPFVNLSYYDAKYKDFKTRLAGGDQDYTHKTVVGVPRNKYAIGLDIYTKPGFYLVNTYNYLGNVYADFNNDRLVKGFGLLNSKLGYKKSFNKLDLDVFVMGNNLTNQINYTFLFLGNSINDSDTGSNYPKGVATDLNPGPHQSYFFYGANLKYRF; translated from the coding sequence ATGAAAAGATATATAGGAATTGCAGCTTTATTATGCTGCGTAGTTGCGAATGCTCAACAGTCACAGGAAAGTACAATAGAAGAAGTAGCAATACAGGGAAGGAAAAAAATAAAACAGGAACGTGCCGAATTCAAAAGACACGGACAATCTGTAGAAACACTTTCTGAAGAAGAATTAAATAGAAACAATCCGGCAGCAATTGATCAGACGCTATCAACAATGTCTGGTCTGCAAGTGGATAAGAGAACCAATTTCGGAGGTCAGAGACTGGTTGTACGTGGATACGGAAATGACCAGAAGTTTAATAACTGGGGAGTTAAGGCTTATTGGAATAATATGCCTTTAACAAACGCAGAAGGAATCACAATCTTAGATGATGTTGATTTTGCTTATGTAAACAATGTAGAAGTTATAAAAGGTCCGGCTGCGACAATGTATGGAGGGGGAGTTGGAGGAGCGGTACGCTTCTATACCCGTCCGGATTTTACAAAAGGAGTCTCAGTTTCAGAAAATGCAATGTTTGGAGCTTTTAAGACTTTTCAGTCCAGAACACAGCTGAATGTTGCAGATGAGAACTATTCTATTAATGCAGCGTATGGACACCTTGAAACCGATGGTTACAGACCGAATGGAGGAGGATTAAAAAACTTTTTCAATATCAATGGAGCGGTGAAGCTTGGGAAAAAAGATCAGTTAAGTTTTTTTGCAAGTCAGGCTTACTCTTATGAGCATACTTCAGGACAAATTTCTTATGACGATTATTACGCAGGAATTGATAACGGAAACACGGCTTATATTAGTAAAAATGCAGGGACTAAAATAAAATCTACAAGAGTCGGATTAAGCAATACGGTAAATATTTTACCCAACCTGAGAAATTATACGACCTTATTTTATTATAGTGCAAATACGGAAAGTATTTCAGCTGGTGCTTATGGTATTACAAGTTCACCCAACGTAGGATTACGTTCAACATTTACCTTGAAAAATGAGTTCAATAATTTTGAAAACAAATTAGACTTTGGAACAGAAATTCAAAACTCGGTTTCTACTGCTTCAAGCTATCGTTTTGATGGTAGAGATCCCAATAATCCATTATTGACAACAGGAATTAACGGAGCTTCTTATTTCAAATACAACAACAATCAGTCGACCTATTTTGCAATAGACTATCTTACTTATAAACCGTGGGGAGTAACTTTGCTGGCAGGAGTAAGTGCGAATAGAACGAATTATGACAGAAAAGACCTTTTTGCTTTGCCGGGATTAATTGCCGGGCATACAAAGGACCAGTCATTTGAAAAAGAGTATAAAGTTGCTTACACGCCACACTTTGCATTACAAAAAGAATGGAAGCAGCAGATTTTTAACTTAAGTTATAGTGAAGGCTATAATTCTCCTACAGCAGCTTCATCATTCATAAACTTTACGAATACCGCAAATGATGACTTGAAACCAGAGCGTGCCAAAATGTTTGATTTCAGTGTGCATGGTCTGCTGTTAAACACAAAATTGGATTATCAGGTTTCCGTATTCAGAATAGATTATTCTAATAAACTGACTCAGTTGGTGATTCCTAATTCCGGAAATCAAACGTACTGGGCAAATACAGGAAGCCAGAAAAATAACGGACTGGAAGTGAGTGTTGGATATCAGTATAAAAATGAAAATTCATTTATTAATAAAATTGTTCCGTTTGTTAATCTTTCCTATTATGATGCAAAATATAAAGATTTTAAAACAAGACTGGCAGGAGGAGATCAAGATTATACGCATAAAACCGTAGTAGGAGTTCCAAGAAATAAATATGCAATAGGCTTGGATATTTATACAAAACCGGGTTTTTATCTTGTGAATACGTACAATTATTTAGGAAACGTATATGCTGATTTTAACAATGACAGATTAGTAAAAGGCTTCGGATTGCTCAATTCAAAATTAGGCTATAAAAAATCCTTTAATAAACTGGATTTGGATGTTTTTGTAATGGGAAATAATTTGACAAACCAGATTAATTATACATTCCTGTTCTTAGGAAACAGTATTAATGATTCAGATACAGGGAGTAATTATCCGAAAGGAGTGGCAACCGATCTCAATCCGGGACCTCATCAATCATATTTCTTTTACGGCGCAAATCTGAAATACAGATTCTAA
- a CDS encoding cytochrome c: MKKFMYLISSAVLVTACESRTYEEISDVKPIADKVTYSKDVKPIMDANCANCHSPGVQALTNYSQVKANIDNVIDRISRANGDPGKMPQGGALSPAQINIFIKWKTDGLIEN; this comes from the coding sequence ATGAAAAAGTTTATGTATTTAATTTCATCAGCAGTTTTGGTAACAGCTTGTGAAAGCAGAACTTATGAAGAGATTTCGGATGTTAAACCTATCGCGGATAAAGTAACGTACTCCAAAGATGTAAAACCTATTATGGATGCTAATTGTGCCAACTGCCATTCACCCGGAGTTCAGGCTTTAACAAATTATTCCCAGGTAAAAGCGAATATTGACAATGTCATCGACAGAATAAGTAGGGCTAATGGAGACCCCGGAAAAATGCCTCAAGGAGGAGCCTTATCTCCGGCACAGATCAATATTTTTATTAAATGGAAAACTGACGGACTTATTGAAAATTAA